A region of the Anolis carolinensis isolate JA03-04 chromosome 1, rAnoCar3.1.pri, whole genome shotgun sequence genome:
TGAAAGGTGAAAAGCTGTTGGAAGgatgtgttgtttttaaatgGTTCTGAGTTGGTGTACTGATGTCAAATGGATTCTTAAATAAAACTTTACAGCGTGATTCTCAGTTTTGTGCTTTCCTTAGATCATACTACACATGTGACGCCTCCATGATAGTGCTGTTGGAAGTCAACCATATCCTGCACAAGcttgtagtcctcatcaaggacttAGATAGGCAGATGGGGTAGTTGGCAGAGGAAAGCCCTCCCGCTGTTAAGTGTCTCTGCCTGCCTGTTCTCTCCTCCCCCATCACTTATCTCCTTGGACTGCTATATCTCAGGGACACACCTCCTTTTTCTGATCCTTTTTGTTCTTCTTTGAGCATGGAGAAACAAGATGTCTGATGTGAGGTAGACAACCAGGCACgagaagcttctgatctgctgctgctgctactgctgttgttgCAGCTTTACTATTTTGGAATGATTTTGCCTTTTTGGAAATTATTCCCAACAAGAGCTATCCCATCTAGGAGCTTTGATTTATTTTAACTCACCCTGCTTCCCCAACTTGTGACTTCTAGTAACATCTATATTGGGTTTTCAAGAGCTCTTGCAACtagtgtgtgtgtgaaatttggCTGCTGCCACAGTTGCTCATCTTATTTCAAGCAGTAACTTTTCCCAGAACCTTTATCTTTGCAAATATCAGAAATGGCCATCAACCCCAGGCTATAAAGTTAACTCTTGACATCGGCTCCGATTAATCTCAGGTTATTCTTAGGAACAGGCAGCAATTTCATTTTTCTCTTCATTAATTCAACAGATGCAAAATTCTAAGTTTAGCTCACAAACACCAAGTGCACAAGTATAAGATAAGGAAAATATGGCTGAGTGGTTCTGCATGTTattagaatcatatagttggaagagaccgcataaGCCATCCAGTTCcaaccttttgccatgcaggaaaagcacaatcaaagcactcccgaaagATGTCTATAGTCATATTGTTGACCAtaagccaggaatgtgatgctgCAACACAGAAAGCTATTTTAGTCTGCAAATTGAGAGAAGTAATGGCTGCATAATATTCTGCTCTGCTCAGGCCTCCTCTGGAATACTGCATTCAGTTATGGACACTTCAGTTTAAGAAGAATATAGACATATTGAATAACATACAGCCCGCAATGCTTTGATTTCCCTCCAGTTGTATTTATACAAAACAAACAATGGACTTCAAGGCCACTGGCTTTGGCTGCCGCCTGTTACTCACAAACCACCCCACCTGTACCTACAAGTGGGGCTGGTTTGCGAGGAGGCCGCCAAAGCCATCCTGATTTGCTTTTCCTACTGTTTGGCTGGTCATGACTTACTTGGGCAGGTGAAAGGCCACTCCACCAGATCTGTGGCAACCCCCACTGCCTTTTGAGGGTTGTTCCTCTGGAAGACGTATTTCAGGCGGCTGCTTGGTCTACTCCGCTCACTTTCGTCTTGCATTACAAGGTTGATGCTCTTTCtaggggagagggggcggggcttctgccAAAATGTATCAAGAGCTTTCTAGAAGGTTCTGTCTCTGACTGCGCAGGCGCAGACAATACCatatgtgcaaatttcacagatcCCCACTCAAAGAAACACGGTTGCAGGTAAGCAACCATTACTTTCCATTAGTATGCTCAGTGTACACATGCCTTTCTCTAGAACACTTTTGTAAGAAGTCCACAGACTCAAAAACATCCTTCTTGAACAGGAAGGTAGCTATCAGAATAGTAGCAACTTCTGTGATTTAAAAGCAACAAATCCATAAAGATTCTACCACTTCATTTATTGTTTTGACATCTTTTCAATATATGAACATCTAAGCCCATGGATAGCTCAAGCCACCCTTAGTCTCTTCTTCAATGTTTCCCCTACGCTCTCTAGGACAGACCGCTTGTGCTTCCTGGTGATGTTGGGCTCATTGCACAACCCAGCGTCACACTCCATCGACGTGGGCTGTGGTCGTGCACAATCCGAGGAAGCCCCTTGGAAGAGTCCCTTTTTGGAAGATGGTGGCTCCGTGAAACAGGAGGGCTCTGTGTTCAACTGCAAGGTTGTAGCTGTTTTGAATGATGCAGGTCCATCCTCCTGGGTTACACTTTTGAGTAGCCCTGGGAGGGTTGGAATCACCGGTTCTGTGGAATGACACTCTCCTTCAGTGACATGACGTCTCAGAAAAATTGCCTTACTATGACTTGAGTCAAGGGAACCCAGACTACAGTCAGAGCCACCCGAGACTTCTTCATAATCGCCATCGTAAGGATCCAAGAACTAAAGCAACAAAAAATAGGCACATTTAAGTTCCAAAAGAGAAGATCGGGCAAAGTATACTAAAGATTGCTATTCCTCAAGGAATATACTATACCAttcttgggcaaactttggcccttcgtgTGTTTTGGACACAGTTCCTAACAGTctacaagctgttaggaattgtgggagttgaagtccaaaacgccaggAGGGCCAAGTTTGCCTGTGCCAGtactatataatctagtttctgttGGCATGGCTACTGAGTTGAGATAATGAAAAAGCTTTATTTTCAGTGATCAGATGATTCCTTTGTTTgatttgtaccctgcctttctaTCAGAAGCAGGAGTCAAGGTGAGTTACAGTCAGATAAACACAAAATGTTAATTAACAACACGCTTAAATAATTACATTCACtttaaatgcagttttaaaaccacagataatagaaaCTTGAAAATATGGAATATTGAAATACATCCGCCGGAAGTTACCATAGTCACCTTGGAGTATCTATCAGAATTCTATCTGGAAATTTGCAAGGTCCGCCAGGGAAAATGatggtaacttccagcagaaactttattattattattaattccaccccctctccccaaggggacttggagcaTCTTAcaacagaaaaatatatataaatcaaacatgacAATTTGGAAAATTAAATCAACAGAGGTAAACACATCAAATACATAGACAATAAATAGCAGTAGACAAGTTGATAATAAACTCACAAATATTACTCAGACATATACAAAACTAAATAATGAAGACgtatcacattaaaaccattaatgtGAAGCATGCCATAAAtcatctggaggacctagaaaattcctcgaGAAGCCATATTCCTTGGTCCCGCACGTACAGAGATCATACTGCAACGTTTTATCTTGTTTATTCTACACTGCTTCAGTGGTAGGGAAATTATTGCTACTACCAGTAGTAATATGAAAGGAGTTGTGTCAAAATTCAGAACTCAAAATGGTTTAAAACAGAAAGCAGAAGTTGCAAACTTACTGGAAGTTGTGTTAGATTTGTTTTCTCCAGAGATTTGTTGGACAGAACCTGTTTCAATCAACACATTTAATTCAAGTTAGTTAACCGACATCTCATTAACCTAAATGCAAGTTGAGCTTCCctcatctggaaatccaaaatgttctgaaatctgACATTTTTTGTTGCCAGCTGCCCGCTTCTACCTTCAGTACTGCAGTACTCCTTTTGGTTCATTTGTAAAGTAGAAATCGGTGGATAGAGGACTCCCTGAAGATCTCCTGTACGCAATATATGTCCTATGCTTCCAACCAAAAATACTTGTATCAGGTCTCCTATATAATCTCTCCGATCCTCAGCCTCCCTCCAGTCTCATGTCTCTTACTCAATAGAGAtggcaaatgaacaaaatgtgaagCTAGAGctggcatggggaaactttggccctccaggtgttttggacttcaactcccagaattcctaacagcctaccggctgttaggaattctgggagttgaagtccaaaacacctggagggccaaagtttgcccatgcctgaactagagaGAGTTGCAaagatctgtgaaatgtccagaaaCATAGATTCAGGCTGAGCACTATGCTTGGATTCCTGCATGAATTACATGAGTATTCCAAAAATGCAGTATTTAAAAAGTGCAATCATGTCACCTCCTAAGTCTTCTCTTCACATTCCCGCATATTTCTGAAACAGTTTGTTAAACAATACGCTGCTTGAATATTTGAATTTCCCTGAATTATCGGCTTGACTGTACAAAGGGGTTTTGCATTCATATACTGCATCCACATACAGGCACACATTACCTCTGTGTTAACATCTGATTCAGATTCAGTGCTGGATTCAACTGTGCACTTTTGCTATCAAGAAAACATAAGGCagtattaatgtatttgttttgtgtgacaccttttccccaaagtGCTATTACTATGGCTATTTGTTTTGAGGCCTACAGAAATAGGTGCCATTACACATAATTACTCATCCCAGTTCACATTCATGCCTCAAGCATTTCCTACAGTACTTTTAGTAGTACGTGGTTATAGGAAGATTGAAGAAAAGATCCCGgtcatatatgcacacatatacctCGTGGCCCTGTTGAGTCTCTATATTgagagaaaagtggaataaaatgtaaataaatgaatttgcAGTTGCAAGAAGCAGCCAACTTAATTAGGATCTATGATTAGATTTGTCTTACTGGCTCAAAAACGAAGCAGCTCTAGTGGGATTGGGATCGATAAACCGATAAATACCTGGTTTGGTAAACAATTGGCAtcctttccttccatctttctaCTCGCCATGAATGGGCCAGATGTGTATGCCAATGATAGCTGAGCCTCCTAGGCTTAAAACAGGTATTGTTTTCATAAAATAAGTACTTTAAACATAATTCTTACCATATATTTGCGAGCGAATTGTTCAGTATCCGCTGATTTTTTTCTCGATCTTGTAAAAGGTTCACAAGGTCCCACTACAGAAGGATGGAAACGACTTTATTAGAAAAGTGATTTTTAAGACCGGTTTCTGGTTCatactttctttctctttttgccctcatttcttgacATGAATTTAAACAACAAGGATAAACTACTTCAATATGAAATGTTGGTTTTGCAGTGACacaatggcttaaacccttgtgctgctgaactgctgacctgaaggttatttattattatttaccacacttgtaccctgcctttctcaccctgaaggggactcagggcggctttacaAAAGCAACAATTAGATACCACAtatacatataggtaaaggtaactgttttccccttacattaattctagtcctaacagctgttaggaattgtgggagttgaagtccaaaacctggagggcccaagtttgcccatgcctggcttaaatCAATAGCAGCAGCCTTTCAAAGTATATGTTTTTCCTATTGTACCTGTAGTTTAATTTTCAACTTTTTTGAACCAATATTCCATTACCATCAAGCATTTTAATTGACTCCAGCTATTTATATTTATTCTGTGTTTATCTAACTAATTATTGTGAGTTATTTTAAGATGCCTTGTTAATAATTAACAATAAAcaatgattattatatttatagctTAATTAATTTATCCACTGCCTTGCCCACAAGCTACTCAAGGCAGTgagcaatatatatacacacattagaAACTAAATCGTATTTTGAAAACAGCTGGGAAAAAAATAAGTTTGGAGCCAAATTGAGGCCTCCTGATTCATACACAAAACTCACTGCATTCAGCTAAAGCAGAATTGCAGAAATATTGATTAACCAAATTCCCTGTGATACAGTGAGattatattattgttgctgttgttgtttgtacTCCGCCTCTTTCCttagacccaaagtggctcacaaccttAACAACATTGCAATTTGAAACCTATAGATTCATAAgtattaaaacaaaatcaaacatatAGTTATGAAAATGCATACAGCtggccttctgtatccacatattccatatccatggattcaatcacaCACGTTCCAAAaaacaattttatataagggacaccatatatttatgtcattatatataatagggacttgagtatccactgaTTTTGTTATCTGCAGGGGTGTTaaaaccaaaccccagcaaatacCAAGAGCCCACCAAACATACATTCAAAACTAATAATTGGATTAAGGGCAGTCATTTTAATTCTGTCCCAACTTTGTCCCGAAACTGAGACTTGATTCCATATACTAAGTCAAGGAAAGAGTAGGGTTGCTGCAGATATCATAAAGTTAGGCCTGCTCTTCTATCTACCTTAGAACTGAAGATATTATTATCAACTCTCCAAGGTTTTCAAAAGGGCTCTTTCCCAGCCGCACCTGGAGATACCTGGGACTATAGCTTGGAATTAGTCAAAAAGTACACATACTCTGCTATTTGGTTCCCCATACCTTCCATAGGCTTCCCATTGTGGaactttttccttctcttcctttgctccATTGATGCCATTTTGTCTCCCAAAAGCCTCCAATGCTGCCTGGAGGTTGGCTCTCTTTACTCTCAATTATTTGCACCTGTGTCCATTCCCTTTGGAGCTCCCTTTCGTTAGGAAAGGCCAGGTGTGAAAGAGGAACAAGGAATGGCTTTGGCTCTTTCAAGTAAAGCCAGAGTTGTAGCTAAatgggaccccttctacactgccatatagtgcagtttcagcGAATCtgcattacatgacagtgtagacagGGTCTTAGTGTGCATCCACaccgtggaattaatgcagtttgacaccacttttaactcccacggcccaatgctatggaatcaagggaagaaaaggagaaaagccTTACAAAACTATTATTCCCAGGAcgctatagcattgagccgtgggaattaaagtggtatcaaactgcattaattataaacTGTAGATGAACTCTCATAGAAGCAGTGTAGTAGAGTGGATTAATCATTGGATTGTCTCCAgccaaagtcacactctctcagcctctgaggaaagtAATAGCAAGCCTCTTCTGCCATAGCTCATATGATATAAGATCATGGGAGTTGGGATTtcccaaggtctttggccttctctgccaaagagtgcttgtgcctcaccaaactacaactcccaggattccatagcattgagccgtaccagttaaagtggtatctatcAAACTGCTGTGAGTCTACAGAATAGATGCACCCTGATCTGTAAACCTGATGGTAGAAACTCACGTTCTACTTCCACTATAGGTCACTTTTTCAACTGAAGTGTAGAATTAAACCCCTttccatagatcagtggttcccaacctttttttgaccagggaccactttgaccagagaccactttccaacattagtaccaaaagggttatgaatcagtttttggtcaacttcagatttggGTTGGTTAtatagggtgctgattcagaaaattgcattggatagaccacatcagctctagtttctgagacagaacatatgacatccagcagtcgccatctgctctcccacagaaaaccgtatttaataatctagagctgatgtggtccatccaatgcaatggtcagctctgcagaaaggagcagaaataaaataaataaaatgaattaaagaGGAAGTTTgcggactggatttttgttctcgtggcccactgctgggccacagcccacaggttaagaaccactgcttgtTCAATAGTTCTCTCTTTTCAGAGCATTGAATATCAAACAAAAAGTAGGTGCTAGAAATCATATCACACgaaagctgactgacacaacctgggaatcacaaccagacactgtgaagacatctgcccttgtgctttgctactgtgatgccgaatacgcatgccagtgtggaatacatcccaccacattaaaacagtcaaTGTGGTCCTTAAAGAGACATGgcgtattatcacaggatgtctacgtcatcctacatcactggagaaattatactgtttagctggtgcaccacctgacatctgtcggaaagtagcagcctgtaataaaaggaccaaggcactgacatctccAGCCAATCTTCTGTTTGGATATCacccagcaagccaatgccttaaatcaggaaacagcttcctaagatccacagagatactcacaggagcacctcagcaagcgagagtccaaaagtggcagggtaaaacccggaacctcaatccatggctgataccagaggagaaacttcctcctggacacacagaagactgggcaacttggaaggcgccgAACAGacagtgctctggcaccacgagatgcagagccaatcttaggaaatggggccacatgacatgcaagtgtggagaagatcaTGCCACAgaacacttactacaatgcagtctgagccctgccacatgcacaatggaggaccttcttacaatgacaccaaaggcactcccaAGTGACCAGTTTCTGGGgcaaggaaatctagtataatgccaagtttttaactttgtgtttttaaatgcattataactgtatcctcaattcgcttctgacacgataaataaaagaGCATCTAAAAATTATATTTACCATTAACACTTGTTGGGGTCACACTGTGTTAATAATGGGAACAGACAtatgtgatgaagtcatataACTGAAGGATGTGATACGAACGTTGCAAATCAATACAATAGGCAAAGTATCAGAAGACTTAAGACTTGGGatggtggaggaagaggaggaagaatgcATAGGGGAAAGATGTGTATTTCTGGCTTATATGCATGGATttgaaagctgaacagtgaagaagactgaaagaaaagaaaaatcagctcATTCTAAATATGGTGTTGGAAAAAGAGTGTGAAGGATCCCAAAAACTGCTTATAACACAAATGAATGGCATGCCTTGGAGCACATCAAGCCTGACTTCTCACTGcaggttgagtctcccttatcccttatccaaaatccttGGAGCCACAgattaattggattttggaatacagtagagtctca
Encoded here:
- the LOC100556457 gene encoding uncharacterized protein LOC100556457 isoform X7, which gives rise to MASMEQRKRRKKFHNGKPMEVGPCEPFTRSRKKSADTEQFARKYMQKCTVESSTESESDVNTEVLSNKSLEKTNLTQLPFLDPYDGDYEEVSGGSDCSLGSLDSSHSKAIFLRRHVTEGECHSTEPVIPTLPGLLKSVTQEDGPASFKTATTLQLNTEPSCFTEPPSSKKGLFQGASSDCARPQPTSMECDAGLCNEPNITRKHKRSVLESVGETLKKRLRVA